From Pseudoleptotrichia goodfellowii, a single genomic window includes:
- the rplI gene encoding 50S ribosomal protein L9 has protein sequence MKVKVILKENIKGVGKKDEIVEVKDGYANNFLFAQNKGIPATPENINKLKSKNEKIKKTHDNDVKKANELKELLSSKEILLKVKAGNNGKVFGSVGGKEIADAIKEQLNLEVDKKKVSTDARMKELGEHFIEIKLHPEVKAVIKVKLEGQE, from the coding sequence ATGAAAGTAAAAGTAATATTAAAAGAAAATATAAAAGGTGTAGGGAAAAAAGACGAGATAGTGGAAGTGAAAGACGGATATGCAAATAACTTTTTATTTGCTCAAAATAAGGGAATACCTGCAACACCTGAAAATATAAATAAATTGAAAAGTAAAAATGAAAAGATAAAAAAGACTCACGATAATGATGTGAAAAAAGCCAATGAATTAAAAGAACTGTTAAGTTCAAAAGAAATACTGTTAAAAGTAAAAGCGGGAAATAACGGAAAAGTATTCGGTTCGGTAGGAGGAAAAGAAATAGCCGATGCCATAAAAGAGCAGTTAAATCTTGAAGTGGATAAAAAGAAAGTGTCTACAGATGCTAGAATGAAAGAATTGGGAGAACACTTTATAGAAATAAAATTACATCCTGAAGTAAAAGCCGTTATAAAAGTAAAATTGGAAGGACAGGAATAA
- a CDS encoding type II toxin-antitoxin system HicA family toxin: MPMKPKEMIRFLLKNGFVEIKGGKGSHRRFFNPTNGRITEVATHSKELKKFTEQTILKQAGLKK, encoded by the coding sequence ATGCCAATGAAACCAAAAGAAATGATCCGATTTCTTTTAAAAAACGGTTTTGTAGAGATAAAAGGCGGTAAAGGCTCACACAGACGTTTTTTTAATCCTACAAATGGTAGAATTACCGAAGTAGCCACTCATTCCAAAGAGTTGAAAAAATTCACGGAACAGACTATTTTAAAACAGGCAGGATTAAAAAAATAA
- a CDS encoding peptidase U32 family protein, translated as MQQKRKVELLAPAGNMEKLKTAFHFGADACFVGGSAFNLRGMSSNFKNSELRQAIDYVHSLGKKIFVTLNIFAHNSEIEYMPRFIKLLDEYGADAVIVADLGVFQLVREHAPNLPIHVSTQANNVNWMSVKTWRDMGAKRVILAREMSLKEIKTIKEKVPDVEIEVFIHGAMCMAISGRCLLSNYFTSRDANRGICAQDCRWNYKVIAEGHEETGAHDIIEEHGSTFIFNAKDLCTIEFIDKVLETGVDSLKIEGRMKSIYYNSTVVKQYRQALDSYYSGNYKYDPKWLYELQTISHRLYSKGFYLGVTTEEDQNYNTGSSYSQTYQLVAKVAEKLDDNKYVWQIRNRVFASNELELVRPHQDPVKFKIKNFLNTKNNEYIDVAHPNTVAIIETDVEMEPMDLIRVKLPEGKSDSDMEMGENTL; from the coding sequence ATGCAGCAAAAAAGAAAAGTTGAGTTACTTGCACCTGCGGGTAATATGGAAAAACTCAAAACAGCTTTTCATTTCGGAGCAGATGCCTGCTTTGTCGGCGGCAGTGCTTTTAATTTAAGAGGAATGTCCTCGAATTTTAAAAATAGCGAATTAAGACAAGCTATAGATTATGTTCACAGTTTAGGAAAAAAAATATTCGTAACATTGAATATATTTGCACATAACTCGGAAATAGAATATATGCCGAGATTTATAAAGTTACTTGATGAATATGGAGCCGATGCGGTAATAGTAGCTGATTTGGGAGTGTTTCAGCTTGTAAGAGAACACGCTCCGAATTTACCTATTCACGTGAGTACACAGGCGAATAATGTCAACTGGATGAGTGTAAAAACATGGAGAGATATGGGGGCTAAAAGAGTAATTTTGGCAAGGGAAATGTCTTTAAAGGAAATAAAGACTATTAAAGAGAAAGTTCCTGATGTGGAAATAGAAGTCTTTATACACGGTGCAATGTGTATGGCTATTTCGGGAAGATGTCTTTTAAGTAATTATTTTACTTCACGTGATGCCAACAGAGGTATATGTGCACAGGATTGCAGATGGAATTATAAAGTAATCGCAGAAGGGCATGAGGAAACAGGAGCTCACGATATTATCGAAGAGCACGGAAGTACGTTTATCTTTAATGCGAAAGACTTATGTACTATAGAATTTATAGATAAAGTCCTTGAAACTGGAGTAGATTCCTTAAAAATAGAAGGAAGAATGAAAAGTATCTATTACAATTCCACAGTAGTAAAACAATACAGACAGGCTCTCGACTCATATTATTCGGGGAATTACAAATATGATCCGAAATGGTTGTACGAGCTTCAAACTATAAGTCACAGACTTTATTCCAAAGGATTTTATCTCGGAGTAACTACTGAAGAGGATCAGAACTATAATACAGGTTCGTCTTACAGTCAGACTTATCAGCTTGTAGCCAAAGTAGCTGAAAAACTGGATGATAACAAATATGTGTGGCAAATAAGAAACCGTGTTTTTGCAAGTAATGAACTGGAATTGGTGAGACCTCATCAGGATCCTGTGAAGTTTAAAATAAAGAATTTTTTGAATACAAAAAATAATGAATACATAGATGTTGCTCATCCGAATACTGTAGCAATAATAGAAACTGATGTAGAAATGGAGCCGATGGATCTGATAAGGGTAAAACTTCCCGAAGGAAAGTCGGACAGTGACATGGAAATGGGAGAAAATACCCTTTAA
- the dnaB gene encoding replicative DNA helicase: MALFDESKSENDLKIPYSIEAEEALLGSIFIKPDVIGDIVEIITPNDFYKNNYRIIFGEMLNVYNTGKIVDALVIKDSLEYQNLLDEIGGEDILYGLTDVVPTAANAVTYAQIIKERSVQRQLIETGERITRMAYRGYDDVEKMLDKAESMIFKIAESKQKKDVVSLKELAGLKISSLDEMSKYKGGLRGLSSGFTDYDSLTSGFHGSDLIILAARPAMGKTAFALNLALNVAKRGKHVLIFSLEMGNEQLFERLLSIDSKIKLKSIKDGTLADDDYTLLGNSMGRLSELPLYISDSSSVNILEIKAVARRLKAEGKLDFLLIDYLQLITPSEGSKKSREQEISEISRSLKIIAKELDIPVITLSQLSRGVESRNDKRPILSDLRESGAIEQDADMVMFLYREAYYASKVGMQPNGQNPNESNMPQQYTSQPTVSSTPELEEVEVIIGKHRSGPTGTIRLGFRPSYQQFVNIISDARVNQYPE, from the coding sequence ATGGCATTATTTGATGAAAGTAAAAGTGAAAATGATTTAAAAATACCTTACAGTATTGAGGCTGAAGAGGCATTGTTAGGTTCGATTTTTATAAAGCCGGACGTTATCGGAGATATTGTGGAAATTATAACGCCGAATGATTTTTATAAAAACAATTATCGGATAATATTCGGTGAAATGCTGAATGTTTACAATACAGGAAAAATCGTAGATGCTCTTGTAATCAAGGATTCTCTTGAATATCAGAATTTGCTTGACGAAATAGGCGGAGAAGATATACTTTACGGATTGACTGATGTAGTGCCTACCGCTGCAAATGCTGTAACTTATGCTCAAATTATTAAAGAACGTTCGGTTCAGCGACAACTGATAGAAACAGGAGAAAGAATCACGAGAATGGCTTATCGGGGCTATGATGATGTGGAAAAAATGCTCGATAAAGCTGAAAGTATGATATTTAAAATCGCCGAGTCAAAACAGAAAAAAGATGTAGTTTCTTTAAAGGAACTGGCAGGATTGAAAATTTCCAGTTTGGATGAAATGTCTAAATATAAAGGCGGATTGAGAGGATTAAGTTCGGGATTTACCGATTATGATTCTCTTACAAGCGGATTTCACGGCTCAGATCTGATAATACTCGCAGCCAGACCTGCTATGGGGAAAACGGCTTTTGCCCTGAATTTGGCATTGAATGTGGCAAAAAGAGGGAAACACGTATTGATATTCAGTCTGGAAATGGGAAATGAGCAGCTTTTTGAAAGACTTCTTTCCATAGACTCAAAAATAAAGTTAAAGTCTATAAAAGACGGAACTTTAGCCGATGATGACTATACTCTTTTGGGAAACAGCATGGGTAGACTGTCGGAGTTGCCTTTATATATTTCGGATTCGTCAAGTGTGAATATACTTGAGATAAAGGCAGTAGCAAGAAGATTGAAAGCCGAAGGAAAACTTGATTTTCTGTTGATTGACTATTTGCAGTTAATAACCCCTTCAGAAGGCTCTAAAAAGAGCAGAGAACAGGAAATCTCGGAAATTTCCAGATCACTTAAAATTATTGCCAAAGAACTGGATATACCTGTTATAACATTATCACAATTATCGAGGGGTGTAGAGTCGAGAAATGATAAAAGACCTATACTTTCAGACTTAAGAGAATCGGGAGCCATAGAACAGGATGCCGATATGGTAATGTTCCTGTATAGAGAGGCTTATTATGCGTCAAAAGTCGGAATGCAGCCGAACGGTCAAAATCCTAATGAGTCGAATATGCCTCAGCAGTATACAAGCCAACCGACAGTAAGTTCTACACCTGAACTGGAAGAAGTAGAAGTAATAATAGGAAAACACAGAAGCGGACCTACAGGTACGATAAGATTGGGATTCAGACCGAGTTATCAGCAATTTGTAAATATAATAAGCGATGCCCGTGTAAATCAGTATCCTGAATAA
- the glmM gene encoding phosphoglucosamine mutase, translated as MARKYFGTDGMRGEANKDLTIELVTNLGLALGYYLKKNKEGTVKPKIILGTDTRISGYMIRSALSAGLTSMGVHIDFVGVLPTPGVSYLTRKLNADAGIMISASHNPVKDNGIKIFSQNGYKLPDSVEEELETLMENTDELLKHQVSGDDLGRFKYVEDDMRIYLDFLSSTVKKSFKGTKIVIDAANGAAYRVASKIFQRLGADIIVINNIPNGKNINVDCGSTHPELLQEIVQVYKADLGLAYDGDADRLIAVDHTGKIIDGDLIIGIIAKNFKSKGLLNNNKVVTTVLSNMGFEKYLEENGIGLIRANVGDRYVLEKMKEFGLNLGGEQSGHILMLDYNTTGDGVLSSIQLVSAMIESGKTLSELVKDIKLWPQDMKNITVSKEKKADWKNNKALTEFIKEKEQEINGKGRILVRASGTEPLIRVMVEAETEEIVDKYVNELVNKVKEELL; from the coding sequence ATGGCAAGAAAATATTTCGGAACTGACGGAATGCGTGGAGAAGCAAATAAAGATTTAACAATTGAGCTTGTTACAAATTTAGGACTGGCATTGGGATATTATTTGAAAAAAAATAAAGAAGGTACTGTAAAGCCTAAGATTATTCTCGGTACAGACACAAGAATATCGGGATATATGATAAGATCAGCATTGTCTGCGGGACTTACTTCTATGGGAGTTCATATAGATTTTGTAGGAGTTTTGCCTACTCCGGGAGTTTCTTATTTGACAAGAAAATTAAATGCCGATGCCGGAATAATGATATCTGCATCACATAATCCTGTAAAAGATAACGGAATAAAAATTTTCAGCCAAAACGGATATAAATTACCTGACAGTGTAGAAGAAGAATTGGAAACACTTATGGAAAATACTGACGAGCTTTTGAAGCATCAGGTTTCAGGTGATGATTTGGGAAGATTCAAATATGTTGAAGACGATATGAGAATATATTTGGACTTTTTGAGTTCAACAGTGAAAAAAAGTTTTAAAGGTACAAAAATTGTCATTGATGCGGCAAACGGTGCTGCTTACAGAGTTGCATCGAAAATCTTCCAAAGACTTGGTGCCGATATAATAGTTATAAATAACATACCTAACGGTAAAAATATAAATGTAGACTGCGGTTCTACTCATCCTGAATTGTTGCAGGAGATAGTACAGGTTTATAAAGCCGATTTGGGACTCGCTTATGACGGAGATGCCGATAGACTCATAGCTGTAGACCATACAGGAAAAATAATAGACGGAGACCTTATAATCGGAATAATTGCCAAAAACTTTAAAAGTAAAGGGCTTTTAAATAACAATAAAGTGGTAACTACGGTTTTGAGTAATATGGGATTTGAGAAATATCTGGAAGAAAACGGAATAGGCTTGATAAGAGCCAACGTAGGAGACAGATATGTTCTTGAAAAAATGAAAGAATTCGGATTAAATCTTGGAGGAGAACAGTCAGGGCACATTTTAATGCTTGATTACAATACTACAGGAGATGGAGTGCTATCGTCTATTCAGCTTGTTTCGGCAATGATAGAAAGCGGAAAAACATTGAGTGAACTCGTAAAAGATATAAAATTATGGCCTCAGGATATGAAAAATATTACAGTTTCCAAAGAGAAAAAAGCCGATTGGAAAAATAATAAGGCATTGACAGAGTTTATTAAAGAAAAAGAACAGGAAATAAACGGAAAAGGTCGTATACTTGTCAGAGCATCGGGAACAGAACCTTTAATAAGAGTTATGGTTGAAGCGGAAACTGAAGAAATAGTCGATAAATATGTAAATGAATTGGTAAATAAAGTTAAAGAAGAATTATTATAA
- the dnaX gene encoding DNA polymerase III subunit gamma/tau encodes MRILNITLYRKYRPQNFDEIAGQEFVTRAIKNSLREDKLSHAYLFTGPRGVGKTTIARLIAKGVNCLNNGITDNPCGVCDNCREIAQGISMDMIEIDAASNRGIDEIRELKEKINYQPVKGRRKIYIIDEVHMLTKEAFNALLKTLEEPPAHVIFILATTEIDKIPDTVISRCQRYDFLPIDEKDITKLLKEVAEKENITIDDESLDLIYRKSEGSARDSFSIFEQVISNFNGEDIDISKTQKALGVVPDIVLNQFLELIQKGNKEELLDFMDKIWEEGLVIETFLKDFAYYLKEQFKKDRGLSIDFILNTVSSIFFILNEFKYEEDKRLLGYVLVHEFYKDKVKKTVYTEQPVQKSESISSINPVMSDKSEKISEKKSENVITEQQNHDISLFESKWKEIKKGIKKESVMIEALMADTYPEKLEGNTLTIRFPEGHKFHSSRIMETENKLKIEKIINKLCNSYILINTTFGGNDGNSSEDEFVNKVIDFFEGTIIDSK; translated from the coding sequence GTGAGAATATTGAATATAACACTGTACAGAAAATACAGACCGCAAAATTTTGATGAGATTGCGGGACAGGAATTTGTAACGAGAGCTATAAAAAATTCATTGAGAGAAGATAAACTTTCTCATGCCTATTTATTTACAGGGCCTAGAGGAGTAGGGAAAACTACTATTGCCAGACTGATTGCCAAAGGAGTAAACTGTCTGAATAACGGTATTACTGATAATCCTTGCGGCGTGTGCGACAACTGTCGCGAAATTGCTCAGGGGATCTCAATGGATATGATTGAAATTGATGCCGCATCAAACAGAGGTATTGATGAAATAAGAGAGCTTAAAGAGAAAATAAATTATCAGCCTGTAAAAGGCAGAAGAAAAATATATATAATAGACGAAGTACATATGCTTACCAAAGAAGCTTTTAATGCCCTTCTGAAAACTTTGGAAGAGCCGCCTGCACATGTAATATTTATATTGGCGACAACGGAAATAGATAAAATACCGGATACGGTAATTTCCCGTTGTCAGAGATATGATTTTTTGCCCATTGACGAAAAAGATATTACGAAATTATTAAAAGAAGTGGCAGAAAAGGAAAATATAACGATAGATGATGAAAGTCTGGATTTGATTTACAGAAAATCCGAAGGAAGTGCAAGGGATAGTTTTTCTATATTTGAGCAGGTTATTTCCAATTTTAACGGAGAAGATATTGATATTTCCAAGACGCAGAAAGCGTTGGGAGTAGTTCCCGATATTGTATTAAACCAGTTTTTGGAGCTTATTCAAAAAGGAAATAAAGAAGAATTACTTGATTTTATGGACAAAATATGGGAAGAAGGTCTTGTTATAGAAACTTTTTTGAAGGATTTTGCTTATTATCTGAAAGAGCAGTTTAAGAAAGACAGAGGATTGTCGATAGATTTTATACTGAATACTGTAAGTTCCATATTTTTTATACTGAATGAATTTAAATATGAAGAAGATAAAAGGCTTTTGGGATATGTTCTTGTACATGAGTTTTATAAAGATAAAGTAAAGAAAACGGTTTATACAGAACAACCTGTGCAAAAATCGGAGTCGATTTCTTCAATTAATCCTGTAATGTCTGATAAAAGCGAAAAAATTTCAGAGAAAAAGTCTGAAAATGTTATTACAGAACAGCAGAATCATGATATTTCATTGTTTGAAAGTAAATGGAAAGAGATAAAAAAGGGGATAAAAAAGGAAAGCGTCATGATAGAAGCATTAATGGCAGACACATATCCTGAAAAACTTGAAGGAAATACTTTGACAATAAGATTTCCCGAGGGTCATAAGTTCCACAGCAGCAGAATTATGGAAACGGAGAATAAGTTAAAAATCGAAAAAATTATAAATAAACTTTGTAATTCGTACATCCTTATAAATACGACTTTCGGAGGAAATGACGGAAACAGTTCCGAAGACGAATTTGTAAATAAAGTAATAGATTTTTTCGAAGGAACAATAATTGATAGTAAATAG
- a CDS encoding type II toxin-antitoxin system HicB family antitoxin: protein MLVIYPAIFHKAIEGGYVVEFPDLNNGATQGETLEEAVEAAQDYIGTWLYDDFVKGNAIPKATDISEIQITDNDFIIKGESFKSLVSLDMKKYVNESKKQVVRKNVSIPSWLNEIAMNNNINFSNVLQKALKKELNL, encoded by the coding sequence ATGTTAGTTATTTATCCCGCCATATTTCATAAAGCTATTGAAGGTGGTTATGTCGTTGAATTTCCCGATTTAAATAATGGAGCAACTCAAGGTGAAACATTAGAAGAGGCTGTTGAGGCAGCACAAGATTATATCGGTACATGGCTTTATGATGATTTCGTTAAAGGTAATGCAATACCTAAAGCAACAGATATATCTGAAATTCAAATAACTGACAATGATTTTATAATTAAAGGTGAAAGTTTCAAATCATTAGTAAGTTTAGATATGAAAAAATATGTAAATGAATCTAAAAAACAGGTTGTTAGAAAAAATGTATCCATTCCAAGTTGGTTAAATGAAATAGCTATGAACAATAATATAAATTTTTCAAATGTTCTTCAAAAAGCATTAAAAAAAGAATTAAATCTGTAG
- a CDS encoding sensor histidine kinase produces the protein MKKVKLEDRISISYVLLFLALILISNFVLVYILKKENTKSIQMAATAKEEELNEYLDKWEIYSRSDQFQWESPAGQLQGERIVYLRKPFNPGDNEYLYLMQVSSEDSRQILINSITPVEILETGIDRENMVTKGKEIIDVVEKNNIKDNSIKGKDIKLEDKTSENEKTNDIYHVFKVSRTIKSRARDYKVEIYVLKNISQETKIYSRLQWLIVLFSLIGVIVTVLVSSFLSKRILRPVNSIIKTAKTINTDDLSKRIDVPKTEDELQNLTLIINEMLDRLEFSFDNQSKFVSDASHELRTPLAIIKGYAEIIKKRRLTDEEIFEESIDSIINEAENMKSLVQKLLFLAKGEITKINTNFSEIDAGELVHQIYTDTVVSVKDHVFNLEKSEEYKIKADTTLLQQAIRALIENATKYSDKNTNIYLISQKEGDFGRITVKDEGVGMTPEDSKRVFERFYRVDVSRTKATGGTGLGLAIVKRIVEIHNGKIEVNSELGKGTEISIILPLVKEKTEEKPKSGKSILKIGNNKNK, from the coding sequence ATGAAAAAAGTAAAATTAGAAGATCGTATTTCAATAAGTTACGTTCTTCTATTTTTAGCATTAATACTGATTTCCAATTTTGTGCTGGTTTATATCTTGAAAAAAGAGAATACAAAATCGATTCAAATGGCGGCTACAGCTAAAGAGGAAGAACTTAATGAATATCTGGATAAGTGGGAGATTTATTCGAGATCAGATCAGTTCCAGTGGGAATCTCCTGCAGGACAACTTCAGGGAGAAAGAATTGTATATCTCAGAAAACCTTTTAATCCCGGAGATAACGAATATCTCTATTTGATGCAGGTAAGCTCTGAAGATTCAAGGCAGATTCTTATAAACAGTATAACTCCTGTAGAAATACTGGAAACAGGTATTGACAGAGAAAATATGGTAACCAAAGGAAAAGAAATTATAGATGTTGTTGAGAAAAATAATATCAAGGATAATAGCATTAAAGGAAAAGATATTAAACTCGAAGATAAAACCTCGGAAAATGAGAAGACTAACGATATTTATCATGTGTTTAAAGTCAGCAGAACAATAAAATCAAGAGCAAGAGATTATAAAGTCGAGATTTATGTGCTGAAAAACATAAGTCAGGAAACGAAAATATACAGTCGTCTTCAATGGCTGATAGTACTGTTTTCATTAATCGGAGTAATCGTAACTGTGCTTGTATCGAGCTTTTTAAGTAAAAGAATCTTAAGACCGGTAAACAGTATAATAAAAACTGCAAAAACGATTAATACCGATGATTTGAGTAAAAGAATAGACGTTCCGAAAACCGAAGATGAACTTCAGAATCTGACACTGATAATAAATGAAATGCTTGACAGACTTGAGTTTTCCTTTGATAATCAGTCAAAATTCGTGTCGGATGCTTCTCATGAGTTGAGAACACCTTTGGCAATAATAAAAGGATATGCCGAGATTATAAAGAAAAGAAGGCTTACTGATGAAGAGATCTTTGAAGAGTCGATAGACTCTATAATTAATGAAGCGGAAAATATGAAAAGTCTGGTTCAGAAACTTCTTTTCCTTGCAAAAGGTGAAATTACAAAAATAAATACGAATTTCAGTGAAATAGACGCAGGAGAACTGGTTCATCAGATATATACAGATACTGTAGTTTCAGTAAAAGATCATGTATTCAATCTTGAAAAATCCGAAGAATACAAAATTAAAGCCGATACGACATTGTTACAGCAGGCAATAAGAGCATTAATAGAAAATGCGACAAAATATTCGGATAAAAATACTAATATATATCTTATTTCCCAAAAAGAGGGAGATTTCGGAAGGATAACCGTAAAAGATGAAGGCGTGGGAATGACTCCCGAAGACTCCAAAAGAGTATTTGAAAGATTTTACCGTGTGGATGTGTCGAGAACTAAAGCTACAGGAGGTACGGGACTCGGTCTTGCTATTGTAAAAAGAATAGTGGAAATACATAACGGTAAAATAGAAGTAAATTCGGAACTCGGTAAAGGAACGGAAATATCGATTATATTACCTTTAGTAAAGGAAAAAACCGAAGAAAAACCGAAAAGCGGTAAATCAATATTAAAAATAGGAAATAATAAAAATAAATAA
- a CDS encoding response regulator transcription factor — translation MREKILVIEDDPKISRLLEIELKFEGFDVFFAYDGKEGLNMAKYGSYDLILLDVMLPKMSGMEVCKRIREGSQVPIIMLTAKDEISDKIVGFDYGADDYMTKPFSNEELLARIKALLRRTKKTVDHKGIFEFEDLKINYSTYEVFRGETLISLSKREFELLDFLVLNKGIVLSRDKILEEVWGFDYIGNDNILDLYIKYLRDKVDKPYERKFIQTVRGIGFIFK, via the coding sequence ATGAGAGAGAAAATATTAGTAATTGAAGATGATCCTAAGATTTCAAGATTATTGGAAATCGAATTAAAATTTGAAGGATTTGACGTATTTTTCGCTTATGACGGAAAAGAAGGTCTTAACATGGCAAAATACGGTTCATATGATTTGATTTTGCTTGATGTAATGCTGCCTAAAATGAGCGGAATGGAAGTTTGTAAAAGAATAAGAGAAGGTTCTCAGGTACCTATTATTATGCTTACTGCTAAAGATGAGATAAGTGATAAAATAGTTGGATTTGACTACGGTGCAGATGATTATATGACAAAACCGTTCTCAAATGAAGAACTTCTTGCGAGAATAAAAGCACTTTTGAGAAGAACGAAAAAAACAGTAGATCATAAAGGAATATTTGAATTTGAAGATTTAAAAATTAATTATTCTACATACGAAGTATTCAGAGGAGAAACTTTGATATCTCTTTCCAAAAGAGAATTTGAATTATTGGATTTCCTTGTGTTAAATAAAGGAATAGTTTTATCGAGAGATAAAATACTGGAAGAAGTTTGGGGATTTGACTATATAGGAAATGACAACATCCTGGACTTGTATATCAAGTACTTGAGAGATAAGGTAGATAAACCTTATGAAAGAAAATTTATCCAAACTGTAAGAGGAATAGGATTCATTTTTAAATAA
- a CDS encoding LysR family transcriptional regulator — translation MLNEIYEFFLKVSEMGSISKAADKLYISQPALSQQLKNLEKELDASLFIRSNKGIELTGEGKIVYKYFSMSEKLLQEMKKEIRDKKNNVKKIRISAVPTMCNYSLPCMIYHLKQHYPNTSVELYSRSDSFKIEEELVSERCDIGFVAEDIKNDLVLTSKKIFEEEILLVASNISINYPDFITERELSRYDLINMATENEITRTVSRYINDFESYKITYNLESIDAIKSCVVNGYGLAFLPYSTIKKELYNKEMKIINIDNLSIVQNISLVKRVSETDGLKKIISYIEKHVSKFI, via the coding sequence ATGCTTAATGAAATTTACGAATTTTTTCTTAAAGTGTCTGAAATGGGAAGTATTTCCAAAGCTGCGGATAAATTATATATTTCCCAACCTGCTTTATCTCAGCAATTAAAAAATCTTGAAAAAGAACTTGATGCTTCTTTATTTATAAGAAGTAATAAGGGAATAGAATTAACCGGAGAAGGGAAAATCGTTTACAAATACTTTTCCATGTCGGAAAAACTTTTGCAGGAGATGAAAAAAGAAATAAGGGATAAGAAAAATAATGTAAAAAAGATAAGGATTTCTGCGGTCCCTACAATGTGTAATTATTCGCTGCCTTGTATGATTTATCATTTGAAGCAGCACTATCCTAATACATCGGTAGAGCTTTACAGCAGAAGTGACAGCTTTAAAATCGAAGAGGAGCTGGTAAGCGAAAGATGTGATATAGGCTTTGTTGCCGAAGACATTAAAAATGATCTTGTTCTTACAAGTAAAAAAATATTTGAAGAAGAAATTTTGCTTGTCGCTTCAAATATATCTATCAATTATCCCGATTTTATAACTGAAAGGGAATTAAGCCGATATGACTTGATAAATATGGCTACTGAAAACGAAATTACAAGAACAGTTTCCAGATATATAAATGATTTTGAAAGTTATAAAATTACATATAATCTTGAAAGCATAGATGCAATAAAGTCTTGTGTGGTAAACGGCTATGGATTGGCTTTTTTGCCTTATTCTACAATAAAAAAGGAACTTTATAATAAAGAAATGAAAATTATTAATATTGATAATTTGTCAATCGTTCAAAATATCAGTTTGGTAAAAAGAGTTTCGGAAACTGACGGATTGAAAAAAATTATTTCCTATATAGAAAAGCATGTTTCCAAATTTATTTAG
- the rph gene encoding ribonuclease PH, producing the protein MRVNRKNDEMREVKVTKNYIMHPEGSVLIEFGNTKVICNATVEEKVPPFLRGTNSGWITAEYSMLPRATNNRVQREANKGRLSGRTMEIQRLIGRALRAAVNLEKLGERTVIIDCDVIQADGGTRTASITGGYLALELAIEKLIDKGKLNEIPINSRVAAVSVGKIKNEILLDLEYEEDFRADVDMNIIMNDKGEFIELQGTGEEATFTQEELLKFIEISKKGFEKLFNL; encoded by the coding sequence GTGAGAGTAAATAGAAAAAACGATGAAATGAGAGAAGTAAAAGTAACAAAAAATTATATTATGCATCCTGAAGGCTCGGTTTTAATAGAGTTCGGAAATACAAAAGTAATCTGTAATGCCACAGTTGAAGAAAAAGTTCCGCCTTTTTTGAGAGGAACTAACTCGGGTTGGATTACAGCAGAGTACAGTATGCTTCCGAGAGCCACGAATAACAGAGTGCAAAGAGAAGCAAACAAAGGAAGACTTTCGGGAAGAACTATGGAAATTCAGCGATTGATCGGAAGAGCATTGAGAGCAGCAGTAAATTTGGAAAAATTGGGAGAAAGAACTGTAATTATCGACTGTGATGTGATACAGGCAGACGGAGGAACAAGAACAGCTTCTATTACAGGAGGATATCTGGCTTTGGAACTTGCTATTGAAAAGCTTATTGATAAAGGGAAATTAAATGAAATACCGATTAATTCAAGAGTTGCGGCAGTGAGTGTGGGAAAAATAAAGAATGAAATACTTCTTGATTTAGAATATGAGGAAGATTTTCGTGCAGATGTGGATATGAATATAATAATGAACGATAAAGGTGAATTTATAGAATTACAGGGAACAGGTGAAGAAGCTACATTTACACAGGAAGAGCTTTTAAAATTTATCGAAATTTCAAAAAAAGGATTTGAGAAATTATTTAATTTATAA